The following are from one region of the Rhodopirellula sp. P2 genome:
- a CDS encoding sigma-70 family RNA polymerase sigma factor, with protein sequence MHASYRNIAVKELRDQLSRFSPRAKKVEQSLLAEKLLSEIQPDRDYSMDYVTFRITNYRPESSLRQTIASADLVHDLRLLIEDLSDSADISADEAGEHVHTVADLSRNFHVSTKTISRWRDAGLVSRKFLFGKRKRVGFLNSSVDRFIANNRDKVRRGERFSQLSDNEKTEMVERARQLVEGGATFAEVIQQIASIMHRSPETVRYTLKNFDAKNRQLAIFPHHRETLSEEDKRVIHQLQLHGATIPQLCKRFKRTRTSIQRILNEVRMQHLLEMPLEYIYNEDFEDTSREPEYLAEMPVSESARKVRAPSELPSYLAALYDVPLLNREQEGHLFRKMNYLKHRANKLRQSLIEADRMDTAVMDQIQSLYEEAVKVKNKIVQSNLRLVVSIAKRHVASAEDFFSLISDGNMSLIRAVEKFDYSRGNKFSTYASWAIMKNFARTIPNEFKHRDRFRATPEEMFVAHQDERLDPYLEETVQLQRQRELARILDRLDEREQKIITARFGLQRGVEPLTLKEVGEEMGVTKERVRQLEARALSKLRDAARDAKIDVELGAS encoded by the coding sequence ATGCATGCGTCTTACCGAAACATTGCTGTCAAAGAACTTCGCGATCAACTGTCTCGATTCAGCCCTCGAGCCAAGAAGGTCGAGCAGTCCTTGTTGGCCGAGAAATTGCTGTCGGAAATTCAGCCCGATCGCGATTACTCCATGGACTACGTCACCTTCCGGATCACCAACTACCGCCCCGAATCGTCGCTGCGGCAAACGATCGCCTCGGCCGACTTGGTGCACGACCTGCGTTTGCTGATCGAAGACCTCTCCGATTCAGCCGACATCAGTGCCGACGAAGCCGGTGAGCACGTGCACACCGTCGCCGACCTCAGTCGCAATTTCCACGTTTCCACCAAGACGATCAGCCGCTGGCGTGACGCCGGCTTGGTCAGCCGAAAGTTCCTGTTCGGCAAACGCAAACGAGTCGGATTCCTGAACAGCAGCGTCGATCGTTTCATCGCCAACAACCGCGACAAAGTCCGTCGCGGCGAACGCTTCAGCCAATTGAGCGACAACGAGAAGACCGAGATGGTCGAACGCGCTCGGCAATTGGTCGAGGGCGGAGCCACCTTTGCCGAAGTCATCCAGCAAATCGCATCGATCATGCACCGTTCCCCCGAAACGGTTCGCTACACGCTCAAGAACTTCGATGCGAAAAATCGCCAACTGGCGATCTTCCCTCACCATCGCGAAACACTCAGCGAAGAAGACAAACGCGTCATTCACCAACTGCAATTGCACGGCGCCACAATCCCGCAATTGTGCAAACGCTTCAAACGCACTCGCACCAGCATCCAGCGCATTCTGAATGAAGTTCGAATGCAGCATCTGCTCGAGATGCCTTTGGAATACATCTACAACGAAGACTTCGAAGACACCTCGCGAGAACCCGAGTACTTGGCCGAAATGCCCGTTTCGGAATCCGCTCGGAAAGTGCGGGCTCCCTCGGAATTGCCCAGCTACCTGGCGGCTCTCTACGACGTCCCCTTGTTGAATCGGGAACAAGAGGGCCACCTGTTCCGCAAAATGAACTACCTGAAGCACCGTGCGAACAAACTGCGTCAATCACTGATTGAAGCGGATCGCATGGACACTGCCGTGATGGATCAAATCCAATCGCTGTACGAAGAAGCTGTCAAAGTGAAGAACAAGATCGTGCAATCGAACTTGCGTTTGGTCGTTTCCATCGCCAAACGCCACGTCGCCTCGGCGGAAGACTTCTTCTCGTTGATCAGCGACGGCAACATGTCCTTGATCCGAGCCGTCGAGAAATTTGATTACTCACGTGGGAACAAATTCAGCACCTACGCTTCCTGGGCAATCATGAAGAACTTCGCTCGGACCATCCCGAACGAATTCAAACACCGTGATCGCTTCCGCGCCACGCCAGAAGAAATGTTCGTCGCACACCAAGACGAACGCCTGGATCCCTACCTGGAAGAAACCGTTCAGCTGCAACGTCAACGTGAGTTGGCTCGTATCTTGGACCGCTTGGATGAACGCGAACAAAAGATCATCACCGCTCGCTTTGGACTGCAACGCGGCGTCGAACCTTTGACCTTGAAAGAGGTCGGCGAAGAAATGGGCGTCACCAAGGAACGCGTGCGTCAACTCGAAGCACGGGCACTGAGCAAACTTCGCGACGCCGCTCGCGACGCCAAAATCGATGTCGAACTGGGTGCCAGCTG